A genomic region of Anopheles coustani chromosome 3, idAnoCousDA_361_x.2, whole genome shotgun sequence contains the following coding sequences:
- the LOC131259197 gene encoding putative mediator of RNA polymerase II transcription subunit 26 translates to MNRYCFLIVLLVATAAAQYPASGWRPEGAQFRLPAEYGAPLLLFQPQPQRVQVQITREDVRFAGQQVAEEQPSTTTPTTTTTTTTVEPVTQSNPSTTATTEQPELDPLKIQGLPSDQPRDFQQRANLRQQPAAIRQLPTNFGQRQFFPISGQLRVLPPVGTNVFQQQQQVVQPQTVEQPQQQATPAETYGPPEQEPEQLPVTTEQPDVQQEDGEDDYDGDEERGPVVAVANAFSGQYYILAPDNTLQRVVYSTMQTDEDRLVNGFSAQLKYSPVDPIRDPVYTYNEQGQLIRIYKK, encoded by the exons ATGAATCGTTACTGCTTTCTGATAGTACTGCTTGTCGCCACGGCGGCAGCCCAGTACCCTGCATCCGGTTGGCGTCCGGAAGGGGCACAGTTCCGTCTTCCGGCAGAATACGGCGCTCCGTTGCTGCTTTTCCAACCACAGCCGCAACGAGTTCAGGTTCAAATCACTCGTGAAGATGTCCGTTTTGCCGGCCAGCAAGTTGCAGAAGAACAACCaagcaccaccacccccacaaccaccacaaccactaCCACCGTGGAGCCCGTGACCCAATCTAACCCTTCCACGACCGCCACAACCGAGCAG CCTGAATTGGACCCACTGAAGATTCAGGGTTTGCCGTCCGATCAACCAAGGGACTTCCAGCAACGTGCAAATCTTCGCCAACAGCCCGCCGCCATTCGTCAGCTCCCGACAAACTTTGGCCAACGTCAGTTCTTCCCTATTAGTGGCCAGCTGCGTGTCCTTCCCCCCGTCGGTACCAACGTatttcaacagcagcagcaagttgTCCAACCTCAGACCGTAGAGCAGCCGCAACAACAGGCCACTCCCGCTGAAACTTACGGACCACCGGAACAGGAACCAGAACAGCTCCCTGTTACAACCGAGCAACCGGACGTACAGCAAGAGGATGGCGAAGATGATTACGACGGCGATGAAGAACGCGGCCCAGTAGTTGCTGTTGCTAATGCCTTCTCCGGACAATACTATATCCTGGCGCCAGATAACACCCTGCAGCGTGTCGTGTACAGCACCATGCAAACAGATGAAGACCGTCTGGTGAATGGGTTTTCGGCTCAGCTGAAATACTCGCCAGTCGATCCGATTCGCGATCCGGTTTACACCTACAACGAACAGGGACAGTTGATTCGAATCTACAAGAAGTGA
- the LOC131267711 gene encoding DNA polymerase interacting tetratricopeptide repeat-containing, protein of 47 kDa yields the protein MIWTSSTRNCNINHKCQTTIKPNIVAHVYLRSQLILPVFGSFLNRFLSCCQVFVGVATMESKKALSEQERLELAARLDKDLDAFISSLEKRRYTEGWPEDRWEEEMAKHPFFMKKSPEPGEKLSPLMEGLAQLKYDPEENTEQELADTYKEDGKFYMQHRKFRLAVMSYTEALRYKVGDASYKATLYNNRSAANYMLHNYRSSLQDAQKAVDLKSDYDKARWRAAQCASALDRFELCVELCDTILQRDPTNGQAIELRKSCLSRKSAKQRNERKEARQEREKEDQWNRTVAELRKRSVKFEERNALEDERKLKPRLAPLEDFTVSCDKDGILYWPVVFCYPEFQTTDFQQQLSEDTTMISVLEQLFEEALDCDRQGLYRPNKVNVYYENRILGFAYLVDTKKTIKQILTEKTFVVYQGTLTFYIVVKGSEQEQAFVNQTRIPVKIEY from the exons ATGATTTG GACTAGTAGTACTCGAAACTGTAATATAAACCACAAATGTCAAACAACTATCAAACCAAACATCGTCGCCCATGTGTACCTTCGTTCGCAGTTGATTTTGCCGGTGTTTGGCTCgtttttaaatcgtttccTGTCTTGCTGCCAGGTTTTCGTTGGAGTTGCGACAATGGAATCTAAAAAGGCACTTTCCGAGCAGGAACGGCTCGAGTTAGCCGCACGGCTGGATAAAGATCTTGACGCTTTCATCAGCTCACTGGAGAAAAGACGTTACACGGAAGGATGGCCGGAAGACCGCTGGGAGGAAGAAATGGCCAAGCATccgtttttcatgaaaaaatcTCCCGAACCGGGCGAGAAGTTGAGCCCGCTGATGGAAGGGCTGGCGCAACTGAAGTACGATCCCGAGGAAAACACGGAGCAGGAGCTGGCGGACACTTACAAAGAGGATGGCAAGTTTTACATGCAACATCGTAAGTTCCGGCTCGCTGTAATGAGCTACACAGAAGCGCTGCGCTATAAAGTTGGTGATGCGTCTTACAAAGCGACATTGTACAATAACCGGAGCGCTGCTAACTACATGCTACACAACTATCGTTCCTCTCTGCAAGACGCACAGAAGGCTGTGGATCTTAAATCGGATTACGATAAGGCGCGATGGCGAGCGGCACAGTGTGCTTCGGCATTGGATCGATTTGAATTGTGCGTGGAATTATGTGACACGATACTGCAGCGGGATCCAACGAACGGCCAGGCTATCGAGCTACGGAAATCATGCCTTTCCCGCAAATCGGCAAAACAGCGGAATGAACGTAAAGAAGCACGACAGGAGCGAGAAAAGGAAGACCAATGGAACCGCACCGTTGCCGAGCTTCGCAAACGGTCGGTAAAGTTTGAGGAACGCAACGCCCTGGAGGATGAGCGCAAACTAAAACCACGACTAGCACCGTTGGAAGATTTTACGGTATCCTGCGACAAAGATGGTATCCTCTACTGGCCAGTTGTTTTCTGCTATCCCGAGTTCCAAACGACAGATTTCCAGCAACAGCTTTCCGAAGACACCAC AATGATCAGCGTCCTAGAGCAACTTTTCGAGGAAGCACTAGATTGCGACAGGCAAGGCTTATACCGACCAAACAAAGTGAACGTTTACTACGAAAACAGGATACTTGGATTTGCATACCTTGTCGATACGAAGAAGACGATCAAACAGATCCTGACGGAAAAAACCTTCGTCGTTTATCAGGGAACACTAACGTTTTACATTGTGGTGAAGGGTTCTGAACAGGAACAAGCATTTGTCAACCAAACAAGGATACCAGTCAAAATAGAATACTAG
- the LOC131259076 gene encoding uncharacterized protein LOC131259076: MQFQGTAQPHQGGFRGPRPEKNDFYVGQPGSKPPHFMNKQGPPSIPPFNANAFGGPKPMYQQNAVNGGGPGGFNKFGGAAGRVFGGQPGGMMPKKDFGGPKMYGPGGSKPYGDDKPFDTFGGPKKYHNSNPGMGGGYGGGMGNRNGFGPRSDYNGFNKDDRAKIQSLKAKYPGQNLMKPMWENLEPFQKDFYVPHPVVMGRSTEEVQAFREQMQITVMGNNVPHPCQNFEEGNFPEYVMNEIKKQGFPRPTAIQSQGWPIALSGRDMVGIAQTGSGKTLAYMLPGLVHISHQKPLSRGEGPIVLVLAPTRELAQQIQTVVRDFGNHSKPNIRYTCIFGGALKGPQVRDLERGVEVVIATPGRLIDFLERGITNLRRCTYLVLDEADRMLDMGFEPQIRKIVEQIRPDRQVLMWSATWPKEVQTLAEDFLREYIQINIGSLSLAANHNIHQIVDVCEENEKESKLLKLLKEIATSDASNKIIIFVETKKKVEDLLKNIVRDGYGATSIHGDKSQSERDYVLQDFRHGKSTILVATDVAARGLDVEDVKYVINFDYPNSSEDYIHRIGRTGRCSQYGTAYTFFTPNNGRQARELLGVLEEAGQQPTVELIEMAKSAPGGKGGRLRYSTRGSYGNGGGMNSYQRRPPFNGGGGFGGPPKYGGGMQNGGMMGGGNKFGGPPNKYRDGGMYRGENNWNKGPSGPAMMGGPGGYQSHSPQSPQAAAAAAAAAVASGQQMYEPQQAQMRAYHPKNIYPGQYDDYTATLFAGGAGAVAAAAAAPGGGMRYYQNKAHQGGPVGMQPGSQPGGRYNPNGGQFNMDGTPKPNNGRGTYPPKQYNNSYAAGPGNPNHQYPQLAAAAAAAGQTIPTAAPAGFTGFDPTGGLQYQASYPITAATATYYPYPAATAPPPPPQAQAAPVVPPVQQ, encoded by the exons atgCAATTCCAAGGCACAGCACAACCGCACCAGGGTGGATTCCGTGGGCCTCGCCCGGAAAAGAACGACTTCTACGTCGGTCAGCCGGGTAGCAAGCCTCCGCACTTTATGAACAAACAAGGACCACCGTCGATTCCGCCGTTCAACGCGAACGCGTTCGGTGGCCCCAAGCCAATGTACCAGCAGAATGCGGTCAACGGTGGTGGCCCGGGAGGATTTAACAAGTTTGGTGGCGCTGCTGGTCGAGTGTTTGGAGGCCAGCCCGGTGGCATGATGCCGAAGAAGGACTTTGGtggcccgaaaatgtacggtCCCGGTGGTAGCAAGCCGTACGGCGACGATAAGCCGTTCGACACATTCGGTGGACCGAAGAAGTACCATAACTCGAACCCGGGCATGGGTGGCGGATATGGTGGCGGCATGGGTAACCGTAATGGTTTCGGGCCGCGTTCGGACTACAACGGCTTCAACAAAGACGACCGAGCAAAGATTCAGTCGCTGAAGGCCAAGTACCCGGGACAGAACCTGATGAAGCCAATGTGGGAAAACTTGGAACCGTTCCAAAAGGACTTCTACGTGCCACACCCGGTCGTGATGGGCCGTTCGACGGAGGAGGTGCAGGCGTTCCGCGAACAGATGCAGATCACGGTCATGGGCAACAATGTGCCGCATCCGTGTCAGAACTTTGAGGAGGGCAACTTCCCGGAGTACGTGATGAACGAAATCAAGAAGCAAGGTTTCCCACGGCCAACCGCCATCCAGTCGCAAGGCTGGCCAATTGCCCTGAGTGGACGCGATATGGTTGGTATCGCACAGACGGGTTCTGGCAAGACGTTGGCGTATATGCTACCAGGCTTGGTCCATATCTCCCACCAAAAGCCGCTGAGCCGCGGTGAAGGTCCGATCGTGCTGGTTCTTGCACCAACACGCGAACTTGCTCAGCAGATTCAGACCGTGGTGCGGGACTTTGGTAATCACTCGAAGCCGAACATTCGATACACTTGCATTTTCGGAGGAGCGCTGAAAGGACCACAG GTTCGCGATTTGGAACGCGGTGTTGAAGTAGTCATTGCTACTCCGGGACGGTTGATCGATTTCCTTGAGCGTGGCATTACCAACCTACGCCGATGCACGTACCTCGTACTGGACGAAGCGGATCGCATGCTGGACATGGGCTTTGAGCCCCAAATCCGCAAGATCGTCGAACAAATTCGGCCGGACCGTCAGGTACTGATGTGGTCCGCAACGTGGCCGAAGGAGGTGCAAACGCTGGCCGAAGACTTCCTGCGTGAATACATCCAAATCAACATCGGATCGTTGAGCCTCGCGGCGAACCACAACATCCACCAGATCGTGGACGTGTGCGAGGAAAACGAGAAGGAGAGCAAGCTGTTGAAGCTGCTCAAGGAGATCGCCACCTCAGACGCTTCGAACAAGATCATCATTTTTGtcgagacgaagaagaaggtCGAGGACTTGCTGAAGAACATTGTGCGTGACGGTTATGGGGCGACGTCGATCCACGGTGACAAGAGCCAATCGGAGCGGGACTACGTGCTGCAAGACTTCCGACACGGCAAGAGCACGATCCTGGTGGCGACGGACGTGGCAGCACGCGGTCTCGACGTGGAGGACGTCAAGTACGTCATCAACTTTGACTACCCGAACTCATCGGAGGACTACATTCATCGTATTGGGCGCACGGGACGCTGTTCGCAGTACGGCACTGCGTACACATTCTTCACACCAAACAACGGACGCCAGGCACGAGAGCTGCTCGGGGTTCTGGAAGAGGCTGGCCAGCAGCCGACGGTAGAGCTGATTGAGATGGCCAAGTCGGCCCCGGGCGGAAAAGGTGGTCGACTGCGCTACTCGACGCGCGGCAGCTACGGAAACGGTGGTGGCATGAACAGCTACCAGCGTCGCCCGCCTttcaacggtggtggtggattcGGTGGACCCCCAAAGTACGGTGGTGGCATGCAGAACGGCGGCATGATGGGTGGCGGTAACAAGTTCGGTGGACCACCGAACAAATACCGCGACGGTGGTATGTACCGCGGTGAGAACAACTGGAACAAGGGCCCAAGTGGACCGGCGATGATGGGCGGCCCTGGTGGCTACCAGTCGCACTCGCCACAGTCCCCGCAGGCCGCGGCCGCcgcagcagcggcagccgTCGCCTCCGGTCAACAGATGTACGAGCCGCAACAGGCGCAGATGCGCGCCTACCATCCGAAGAATATCTACCCGGGCCAGTATGACGACTACACGGCCACCTTGTTTGCTGGCGGAGCTGGCGCTGTGGCCGCGGCTGCGGCTGCTCCGGGCGGTGGTATGCGATACTACCAGAACAAGGCACACCAGGGAGGCCCGGTCGGTATGCAACCCGGCTCCCAGCCCGGTGGCCGGTACAACCCGAACGGCGGCCAGTTCAACATGGACGGTACACCGAAACCGAACAACGGACGCGGAACGTACCCACCGAAGCAGTACAACAATAGCTACGCTGCCGGACCGGGCAATCCGAACCATCAATATCCGCAGCTGGCCGCagccgcagccgccgccggCCAAACCATCCCAACAGCAGCGCCGGCCGGCTTTACCGGATTCGATCCGACCGGCGGTCTGCAGTATCAGGCCTCCTATCCGATAACGGCGGCCACCGCCACGTACTATCCGTACCCGGCGGCCAcggctccaccaccaccaccacaggcACAGGCGGCCCCGGTTGTTCCGCCGGTCCAGCAGTAG
- the LOC131259077 gene encoding proton-coupled zinc antiporter SLC30A9, mitochondrial, which translates to MVVHRAAWLLLCHRSQLHLAPMRNFSLGCSKMHAWLDGVPAGQKLHTTGMSYGQRNFSVSRIVDRNQSKTTDDIPEKAEGERVKTVTPTEQQSTLEIDTKHGKLLVKTTMADSKLQEIVIEKPKIESTDNATTAAGASLLAGSNKTELSSGLPSTLPVSLTEAELKEQLAEKNRQLAKKRIRVDFSRSSLERNFITPVRALSDFLLKPSDLETLPKTKRRSPYEQEPPITVYWRKDVEAKAIEVWGSRENLLKECLKREIEKKMHQQNIFTVKRRLRDYRREIGSRTNVVDSEPGLFGKSGKVVLTAIAINATNCLFKFGAWLYTGSHSMFAETIHSLADTINQLILAYGIHKSTQIADSNHPYGYANMKYVSSLISGVGIFCVGTGLSFYHGIMGLVDPHPIDDFFWAFFILGGSLVSEGATLLVAINSCRSGAKALGMSFRDYVVRGQDPCVNVVLTEDAAAVMSVVLAASCMGLSTYTGSPIPDAVGSLLVGCMLGGVASFIIYTNVAALVGRSIRQENLDKINAELESDIMIRAIHDVKGIDMGNSLVRYKAEMDFDGRELTRVYLDKQDLNTLLEEVRTFQTIDELEAFLLKHGENIVDLMGGEIDRIEMKLRKKFPEIRHCDLEIL; encoded by the exons ATGGTCGTTCATCGAGCAGCATGGCTGTTGCTATGCCACCGAAGTCAG CTGCATCTAGCGCCAATGAGAAATTTTTCACTCGGCTGCTCAAAGATGCACGCGTGGCTGGATGGCGTTCCTGCTGGGCAAAAGTTGCACACGACAGGCATGAGCTATGGCCAAAGAAATTTCTCCGTGTCACGCATCGTCGATCGCAATCAGTCGAAAACAACTGACGATATACCGGAAAAGGCTGAAGGTGAGCGTGTGAAAACGGTTACACCAACGGAGCAGCAATCAACCCTAGAAATCGATACGAAGCATGGCAAGTTACTGGTCAAAACAACGATGGCCGATTCAAAATTGCAGGAAATTgtcatcgaaaaaccaaaaattgaGTCAACAGACAATGCCACGACAGCCGCGGGAGCATCGTTGCTAGCTGGATCAAACAAAACTGAGCTTTCCTCGGGTCTACCCTCGACACTACCGGTGTCACTTACCGAAGCGGAGCTGAAGGAACAGTTGGCGGAAAAAAATCGTCAGCTAGCTAAGAAACGTATTCGGGTCGATTTTTCCCGTTCTTCGCTCGAACGAAACTTCATCACTCCGGTGCGGGCCTTGTCCGACTTCCTGCTGAAGCCATCCGACCTGGAAACgttaccaaaaacaaaacggagatCTCCGTACGAGCAGGAACCGCCAATCACGGTTTACTGGCGGAAGGATGTCGAGGCTAAGGCGATAGAAGTGTGGGGTTCTCGGGAGAATCTGTTGAAGGAATGCCTGAAGCGGGAAATCgagaaaaagatgcaccagCAAA ATATTTTTACCGTAAAACGTCGACTACGGGACTACCGTCGGGAGATTGGAAGCCGCACCAATGTCGTCGATTCCGAGCCGGGACTGTTTGGAAAGTCGGGCAAAGTGGTCCTGACGGCCATTGCAAT TAACGCAACGAATTGTTTGTTCAAATTTGGCGCCTGGCTGTACACCGGCTCACACAGTATGTTTGCGGAAACGATCCACTCGCTGGCGGACACGATCAATCAGCTCATACTAGCGTACGGCATCCACAAGTCCACCCAAATTGCCGACTCAAACCATCCGTACGGGTACGCCAATATGAAGTACGTTTCGTCGCTCATTTCTGGAGTCGGAATCTTCTGTGTCGGAACAGGCTTATCGTTCTACCACGGCATCATGGGACTGGTTGATCCGCATCCGATCGATGATTTCTTCTGGGCGTTCTTTATCCTCGGCGGCTCACTGGTGTCGGAGGGTGCTACCCTTTTGGTAGCGATCAACAGTTGCCGGAGCGGTGCGAAGGCCCTCGGCATGAGCTTTAGGGATTACG TCGTACGTGGGCAGGATCCATGTGTGAACGTTGTACTTACGGAAGATGCCGCTGCGGTCATGAGTGTGGTGCTGGCCGCGAGCTGCATGGGTCTTTCGACCTACACAGGGTCGCCCATACCGGATGCGGTGGGATCACTGCTTGTCGGCTGTATGCTAGGCGGGGTCGCATCCTTCATCATCTATACGAACGTGGCAGCCCTGGTCGGCCGCTCGATTCGGCAGGAGAATCTCGACAAAATTAATGCCGAGCTGGAGAGCGACATTATGATCCGGGCGATCCATGACGTGAAAGGAATCGACATGGGAAACTCGTTGGTTAGATATAAG GCGGAAATGGATTTCGATGGGCGTGAGTTGACGCGAGTGTATTTGGATAAGCAGGACTTGAACACGCTTCTAGAGGAGGTTCGTACGTTCCAGACGATCGACGAACTAGAAGCGTTTCTACTGAAACATGGCGAAAACATTGTCGATCTTATGGGTGGTGAAAtcgatcggatcgaaatgaaGCTAAGG AAGAAGTTTCCCGAAATAAGACACTGTGATTTGGAAATATTGTAA